The genome window ACCTTTGGCTCCGGATGCAATCAGACAAAAGGCCGTGAAGCGTCAATTTTATTCAAGAGTGGGTCTGATTGCGATGGCTTTTATCATTATTGCCTGCGGCCTTTTTGGGATGATACAGAGCCAGGAACAAAAAGTCGAGTCGGAATTGGAAAGTATTCGCGCCAAAATCACTGAAATAGAAAATTCACCGGCTTATCACACCTATTTGAATATTGTCGGGAAACTAAATCGCGGCAAAGAATTTCTTCGTATGAGTTCCGATAAGCAGCACTCGCATTTAGGCGTCTTGATCAAATCGTTATCTTTTGATATTCCCGAAAGTCTTAATCTTACGGAAATTCATACGATTCAAAAAGAAAATGGCTACTCCATGCGATTAACCGGACATGTGAGGATCAAAAACTTTTCTCCCGAGATTGTTCTGGCCGGATATATCAAGGCTCTTGAAGAATATCCGTATTTCAACAACGTCGAAGTAATCAGTCATAACAAGAATTTAGAGGATGAAGAATTCGATCTTGATTTTCAAATAATGATGGATATTCAAGTATGATCAAGCTGACTGTAACAGGAACCGTTATATTCGCATTATTTCTGGGTGGTTTTTATCTTTTCATTGGTAAACCGGCAGATAGCCGAATTAGGTCATTAAATGATGAGTTGTTTCGCGAACACAAAAAACTCGAAGCCTATCATACCTCTTTATCCAATATCGATAATCTGCTGGCGGAAAATCAGGAAATTTATTCGGCGATTGGTAATATCGAATCTAATTTTTCCGGAGAAGATGAAGTTATCGCACTCTACCACACGATTGATTCATTTTGTCATCGTCCGGGATATCAGTTAGAAGAAATTACGCCGTCTCTCAATGAAGTTATCCAATTCTTACGTAAATGGGACAACGCCGAATCAATTGTATATCTTCCGATGAGCGTCAAGATCCGCGGGAGATTTGACAATATCACGCGCCTATGTGAGGAGATTGAAAAAAGCGTATATTTCCACCATCTGACTGAGAGTCATATCATCGGCTCCGAAAAACTCTATCCCGATTGTTATTTTAATCTGGCCTTTGTAGCCGGCCTTTCAAACCGTATGGGGTTGTTTAGCCTTGAATGAAAAAGTCCGCAAATCAATAGTCTTTGGAATATTCATCATCGCCGTCATCTGGGGATATTCCAACCTGTCACAAAGATGGGCAAAAAAACCCCAGGAGCAGGATATTGCGAAACAACAGGTGGCCGCAAATACGGTTAATAATAACATTGGACAGAATCAAGCCATACCCGAAAACCAAATAATCCATGATTCAGTTTTTGCATTTTACGCTGAAAAACCTGTCACCAAAAACCCGTTTTATCATAATCGAAAAAGGGTAACCGGAAAAACAAAAAAAATAAAATTGCACCTTTTGGGAATTCTCTATCGACAGACAAACGCACAGGCGCTTATAAACGGTCGCGTCCTCGGTGTTGGTGATCTAATCAGCGGTTATCATGTTAAAAACATTGCCAGGGAAAGCGTCGTTTTGGAAAAAGCCGGGAAAACCATAACTCTGTTTCCCCGGAAGGAGTCATTGTGAAATCACAAATTAGAATAATATGTTTTTGGTTTGCTCTTTTTTTGGTCTTCACACAAAGCGGTTGGCCAAATAACTTCAATCCCAATGCCAGGGTTAGTCTTAATTTCGATGAGACCCCGATTAATACGGTATTGAAGATGCTGGCGGTTCAAAATGACCTCAACCTGGTAGTTTCATCAGACATCAAAGAAAATATTTCCATCCATATAAATAATGTCGGCCTCAATACCGCTCTGGACGCGATACTCCTGCCGAACGGTCTCAATTATTATTTCAGTGAAGATGTTATTATTGTAAAAAAGGCAGATAAGCAGGTTGCGGGCGAACATATTGCCAAAACATATAAATTGAAATTTATTTCCGCCGAAGCGGCGGCGGCCGCGATAGAGCCGCTTAAATCCGGCCAGGGCAAAATAATACCGATAGCTCCTCCTCCCAAAGAGGATGCTCCTGAAGCCAAAATCGAAGCTTATGAACTGGTGGTATTCGACACTCCGGAAAATCATCAAATAATTGGGGTGTTACTGGATCAAATCGATATAAGAAGACGGCAAATCACAATAGAGGCGAAAATCATCGAGACCAATTTAACCGATGATGAAAAACTGGGAATTAACTGGCCTAAGTCCATCTCGGCTTCAATTAACGGCGTGGCGGCTCCGGGACAGCAATCATCATCACTCTCAGATAACACCACCGAAGCGGCAATGATGCCGCTCGAAACAGGCAACTGGCAATTGGGTCATTTATCGGTCCATCAAATGGATATAGTTATAGACTTCCTGCGACAGCGGAATAATTCCAAATTATTATCCAATCCGCGCGTGACCACTTTGGATAATGAACCGGCCAAAATTAATATCGAAACGGTAATACCAATTCAGACTATTAATCGCTTTTCCGAAGGCGCCGTCATTCAGGATATTGTTACTTTTCAGGATGAAAAGATCGGTATCTCTCTTGAAGTCACACCTCGAATAAATAATGACTCCACGATTACAATGCGGGTCCATCCGATTGTCGAAGAGATTATTGGATACACCGGGC of Candidatus Zixiibacteriota bacterium contains these proteins:
- a CDS encoding secretin and TonB N-terminal domain-containing protein, with translation MKSQIRIICFWFALFLVFTQSGWPNNFNPNARVSLNFDETPINTVLKMLAVQNDLNLVVSSDIKENISIHINNVGLNTALDAILLPNGLNYYFSEDVIIVKKADKQVAGEHIAKTYKLKFISAEAAAAAIEPLKSGQGKIIPIAPPPKEDAPEAKIEAYELVVFDTPENHQIIGVLLDQIDIRRRQITIEAKIIETNLTDDEKLGINWPKSISASINGVAAPGQQSSSLSDNTTEAAMMPLETGNWQLGHLSVHQMDIVIDFLRQRNNSKLLSNPRVTTLDNEPAKINIETVIPIQTINRFSEGAVIQDIVTFQDEKIGISLEVTPRINNDSTITMRVHPIVEEIIGYTGPAENQKPITSRRSITTTVTVKNNETIALGGLLKESQIENQSKIFLLSEIPFLGSLFTHNTKEIKTTDLLILLTPRIID